A region from the Lolium perenne isolate Kyuss_39 chromosome 4, Kyuss_2.0, whole genome shotgun sequence genome encodes:
- the LOC127296512 gene encoding uncharacterized protein isoform X2 — protein MGDPMEAEAATPVRRPAEPSSPSPTPLSLRQWRPAAQRNLRNQWSRLLAAKARWLAADANGRSHAAGLVNAYLSRRDMSGMDLGVLKDMPGIRDRASAKVAHKQGQCHQMLLSAYKEMVLAISDLVKASRAMRCYSKVSASSPLFKFTDSQDDLNDFGDGGGAPVYKWISMSEFENLAQELVEMFISELQLKRLIVLELVSINLKESANPSLEWSDELYDGESYEFQSIGLQSGDSCPPPKNWRADVLQVYLTSWLANMNINMNRIDEIFELVGEEMQIRLC, from the exons A TGGGCGATCCCATGGAGGCCGAAGCTGCCACCCCAGTTCGCCGCCCTGCCGAGCCGTCCTCGCCGTCCCCAACCCCGCTGTCGCTGCGCCAGTGGCGGCCAGCGGCGCAGCGCAACCTGCGCAATCAGTGGTCACGCTTGCTCGCGGCCAAGGCCCGGTGGCTGGCTGCGGACGCCAATGGGCGATCCCACGCCGCTGGACTTGTCAACGCCTACCTCTCACGCAG AGACATGTCAGGTATGGATTTGGGGGTACTTAAGGACATGCCAGGGATCCGCGACAGGGCGAGCGCTAAGGTTGCGCACAAGCAG GGGCAATGTCATCAGATGCTTCTATCAGCCTACAAGGAGATG GTCCTTGCAATCTCTGACTTGGTTAAAGCTTCTCGTGCCATGCGTTGTTACTCCAAAGTATCTGCCAGTAGCCCACTGTTCAAGTTTACTGACTCCCAAGACGATTTGAATGATTTTGGGGATGGCGGAGGAGCTCCAGTATACAAATGGATCTCCATGTCAGAATTCG AGAACCTTGCTCAAGAGCTTGTCGAGATGTTTATTTCAGAGCTACAACTGAAG AGACTGATTGTATTGGAACTCGTGTCAATCAACTTAAAGGAAAGTGCAAATCCTTCATTAGAATGGTCGGACGAGCTATATGATGGGGAATCGTACGAATTTCAGAGTATTGGCCTTCAGTCCGGAGACAGCTGCCCACCGCCAAAGAATTGGAGGGCTGATGTCTTGCAG GTTTATTTAACCTCTTGGCTTGCTAACATGAACATCAATATGAATAG AATTGATGAAATATTTGAGCTTGTTGGGGAGGAGATGCAAATCAGATTGTGTTGA
- the LOC127296512 gene encoding uncharacterized protein isoform X1, with protein MGDPMEAEAATPVRRPAEPSSPSPTPLSLRQWRPAAQRNLRNQWSRLLAAKARWLAADANGRSHAAGLVNAYLSRRDMSGMDLGVLKDMPGIRDRASAKVAHKQGQCHQMLLSAYKEMVLAISDLVKASRAMRCYSKVSASSPLFKFTDSQDDLNDFGDGGGAPVYKWISMSEFENLAQELVEMFISELQLKRLIVLELVSINLKESANPSLEWSDELYDGESYEFQSIGLQSGDSCPPPKNWRADVLQARQPDHAPSHDVLQVYLTSWLANMNINMNRIDEIFELVGEEMQIRLC; from the exons A TGGGCGATCCCATGGAGGCCGAAGCTGCCACCCCAGTTCGCCGCCCTGCCGAGCCGTCCTCGCCGTCCCCAACCCCGCTGTCGCTGCGCCAGTGGCGGCCAGCGGCGCAGCGCAACCTGCGCAATCAGTGGTCACGCTTGCTCGCGGCCAAGGCCCGGTGGCTGGCTGCGGACGCCAATGGGCGATCCCACGCCGCTGGACTTGTCAACGCCTACCTCTCACGCAG AGACATGTCAGGTATGGATTTGGGGGTACTTAAGGACATGCCAGGGATCCGCGACAGGGCGAGCGCTAAGGTTGCGCACAAGCAG GGGCAATGTCATCAGATGCTTCTATCAGCCTACAAGGAGATG GTCCTTGCAATCTCTGACTTGGTTAAAGCTTCTCGTGCCATGCGTTGTTACTCCAAAGTATCTGCCAGTAGCCCACTGTTCAAGTTTACTGACTCCCAAGACGATTTGAATGATTTTGGGGATGGCGGAGGAGCTCCAGTATACAAATGGATCTCCATGTCAGAATTCG AGAACCTTGCTCAAGAGCTTGTCGAGATGTTTATTTCAGAGCTACAACTGAAG AGACTGATTGTATTGGAACTCGTGTCAATCAACTTAAAGGAAAGTGCAAATCCTTCATTAGAATGGTCGGACGAGCTATATGATGGGGAATCGTACGAATTTCAGAGTATTGGCCTTCAGTCCGGAGACAGCTGCCCACCGCCAAAGAATTGGAGGGCTGATGTCTTGCAGGCAAGGCAACCTGACCATGCTCCATCCCATGATGTTTTGCAG GTTTATTTAACCTCTTGGCTTGCTAACATGAACATCAATATGAATAG AATTGATGAAATATTTGAGCTTGTTGGGGAGGAGATGCAAATCAGATTGTGTTGA